The genome window GCAGCCCTTGCCGGTACTCTTCTTCGCGCCGCTCGAGCGCCCGGGCGATCCGGTCGAGCAGCTCGGCCATCGTCGATTTCGCGATCCGGCGCCCGAGCAGCGCGTCGAACACCAGGCCGAGGGCCCCCGCCGGCGGCCGGTAGGCGCCCTCGAAGGTCAGCCGGGTGTGCTCGACGTCGGCGATGCGCAGCCGCAGGGTGCCGTGAAAGTGCGGGAACAGCCGGGTCCCGGCCCGCCACTCGATCAGCAAGGCGTCGTGGAGCCGCCCGCCCTCCGTCTCGTCGGGATGGAGGGCGAAGAGCAGCTTGACGGGCCGGGCGACGTGCCCTCGCAGCCCATAGAAGAAGTTCCGCAAGGGAATGCGGACCTCGACGGCACGCTCTGCGTCCTGGAGGAACTCTTCGGCGTAGTCGTGCGCCACCGAGAACGGGCAGTCGGCGACTCGCTCGACGACGACGTGCGTCACCCGGGCCATACGCTCTCCATCTACCCGCCCAGCGACCCCCCGACCTCGGCACTTGCACTCGCGTAATGAGTCTGCTAACCTGGAATTCCGGCTGGCACTCTCGTGCTAGTAGTGCCAGCGCGTGTCACCCTACTAACTCAGACACCGGTAGCAAGCAAGCTCTCGGAGGAATGGTTTTCGTGAATCTCAAGCCACTTGGCGATCGCGTGGTCGTCGAGCACGTGGAACAGGCCGAGAAGAGCGCCGGCGGCGTCTTCCTGCCCGACACTGCGAAAGAAAAGCCGCAGGAAGGCCGCGTTCTGGCGGTCGGCACCGGCCGCACGCTCGACAATG of Candidatus Sulfotelmatobacter sp. contains these proteins:
- the groES gene encoding co-chaperone GroES; its protein translation is MVFVNLKPLGDRVVVEHVEQAEKSAGGVFLPDTAKEKPQEGRVLAVGTGRTLDNGTKLPIDVKPGDRIIYSKYSGSEIKLEGKEYLIISEKDVLAVITDERVAAGV